The genomic stretch AAATATCGTTAATATCGCGACAACCCTAATCAGAAATAAAACTTGATTCACAAACCTGAAATTGGAGGTCCAAGGAGCACTGGTCCACACTCGATGATGGTGACCAGTCCAACTGCACTGGAGAAGCGATGAGCTCCAACAAGGTCCATCAAAACTTCAAACAGCAGTGCAGACACCATCCCAAACCCCAAACCAAAGAAGACTGCATAAACAACCAGGCCTGAATATCCAGATGCCAGTGGGCATAAAAGGTGACACAAACCATTGTATGaaactgcaaaactgaaaaagtaCTGGATCCGGGGCCTTATCCACTTGGAGTTGCCTAAGAAGCCAGTTGTTGGTCTGATAAACATGTCCACCAGAGCAAAAATAGAGAGCAAGAAAGCTGCTGAATATTCATCAATCCCTTGATGTCTGGCGTATGGAGCCAGAAAAACCACAGGCgcaaaaaagccaaaaaacatGACCACATTACCAATGAGATAAATGAGGAAGCCCTGGTGTCTGAAAAGCGAGACGTCAATGAATCTGTGCACACAGCCCTGACTCCTGCCCTCACTCTGGTTTTCTTCAGTCAGGAGGTTATCTGACTGTGCACTGGTGTCCACAGTGGCAGCTTCCTCAGCGGCTGCCCCGTTACACTCTGCTGGTTCAGTCTTCGGTTTCTGTCGGGCAGTTTTGTTGACTGGTCGCATCAAAGAACCAGCTACACAGCAGTTCAAAACAATGGATCCCAGAATGAGGAAGCTTCCTCTCCAGCCAAAGGAATCAAACAGGAATTGATTGAGAGGAGCCAGAGTGAAGAGAACGACCGGACTTCCTGTCATGGCGAGCCCGTTCGCCAAAGGCCTTTTGACCTGGAAGTAGGTACCAATGATCGTCAGGGCCGGCTGGAGGTTGAAGGCCAGGCCAAAACCTGTTGAAATAATAAAGTAGTTCATTATTATTGCATGAATACTGGATTTTACTTGGGTCACTTGAATATAGACTCAAACCTGTGATGCTGAGGTCTCAGTAAGGTTAAAAAGACAGCTGAAGAAGCATTGAGGCCATTACCAGTGGTGAAAGAAGTATTTAGATCGTTTCTGTAAATAAAAGTACCAATACCACACTGTTGGGTAGTAAAttctacagcaatgcatcatattctatacaaaacaatacatattCTATAACAATACAAGACATTTGTAGCAgtgctgtcctgtgagaaccatgTGCAGCATCTTTAAAAAGTCATGTTTTAATGaggtcagaaaaacagcctgttttcagctttgtgacaaggtgttttccagctaatctaGTGGGGGTTTGAAATAGTTTATTAAGCTTAAGAAGTCGGAGAAGTTTCTCAACTCATAGTGGAACATTTAATCCTTCCCAACAACAAACGTTCACATTCAAAATAACAACGTTTGAAGGTTTTCGCTGGAAAGGAAGATATGAAAAATTATAAtgtgtaaagtaactagtaactaaagctgtcagacaaatgccGCCTCTGAGATGTGGTGGAGTAGATGTATGAAGTTGtaagaaatgtaaatactcaagtactcGAGTGACCCTAcaaaactgtacttgagtaaatatactcgCTATTACGTCATCTgcaaaatgaaataacaaaagaaatgtcGTTCTAGTGAAGAAAACGTGGAGTCTTCATCAGCATCTTTATGAGAATTGTTTTTTAGCATTCATTATCTGAGGAGGAATTCTAATTTTGGTTTTCATTAcaaaatactgtacatcatAAAACTTTCCCATGAAATCACCATGGCAATAATGCCATTGATAATGATAATGGTTATATCAATTCTCTCATTAACTAAAGTACTGATAGAGAttcatcagagagagagagagctaacGTAAATAGCAATTATATTATGAATTACTCCAGAACTAGTCTGATACAAAACTATGAATTTGAGCTTTTTTGAGTAAATTCAaactatttttattataatCAGAGCTGATAAGAATAGCCGATTGTTCATAGCagtaaatattttaatgatctataaagtgtttttaagtaaaaatgtcacCAGCATCTAATTTATGGGAATTTTCTCCTTTGCTTGTCTTAGTACactaaaatgttttggttttggacacaagaaattgtgatattttatgCACCAAATGATTTACTGATGAATgtagaaaataatctgcagatgaatcagtaatataaataataattattatctgttttaaacattattttctcattttatatccATAGTGGTATTTCAGATACAACCAGGCACTTCACTCATGTACAGGTCTATTCAGTGCCACTGTAGGTAGATCATCTCTACTAGATTAAAGTTTAAAGTCTGAGAGGTTTGTTTGCTCACTGCCAGAAACCTGATCATGTGGTCTGGCAAACATCCATCCCTGTAGCCATTCATTGATTTAGAAACACACTTTCAAAAGAACAAGGTGTATTAGTAGCATTTTAACATGCTCTGGACATTTCGAAATAATATTTATACATTCCACAGAAGGGATGGCATGGCCTGTGTTAACCCAACACAGGTGCACAAACAGCACAAGTGGACTGGCACTGACAATCAGAGAACTCCTCCTGAGTCTCAACCAGCATCCTCCTGTTTCAGCCAGTCACAACCGGGCAACGTAAAGCAAACATTagaaaagagcagcagcagccatacATGTAAGAAGCCTCAAAATCTATATGAACAAATATTTACCTCCAATTACTCCAACGCATAGATACAGATGCACAATAGTTTTGCCAAAAGAAGCCAGCACCATGCCAGCGCTGACCATGACCCCACCGACCAAAACAACAGGTCTGCTGCCATAGCGGTTGACAAGTATGCTGCTCACAGGTCctgcacagaggagagagaaatctTTTTTTGGTAGTTACCTTCTTCTTTCACAGAAAGTTTGCAGCACCGAGGCTAAGTCTGCCACTGACCTGCTGCATACATAGAAGCAAGCATGACCGAGGACACCCAGGCAATCTGACTGTAGGAGACTGAAAAATATTCCTGAATCTCCTTAAAGTAGATGGTGAGGGACTTGGGAAAGGCATAAGAGAATCCAATGGAGATGAAAGCCCCGAAGACGACAGCCCAGCCCCAGCCTCCGTCTGGTGGGGTGTACCCGAGTTTGGTTGCTGCTGCAGGGGGCATGTTTCTTTTCAACAGCTGGGAACAGGTAGAAGAAGTGAACAGAGtctaaaagaacattttcaaagtGACAGTAATGATCACACAATGCTTACACTAATGCACAGATTCTACTTGTCACAAGAGCTTACCTCTGCTCAATCCTCGAAAGTGTGTTACCCAGTCTGAACCTTGTTGTTGTACTAGGCTGTGGCTGTCTCCCGCAGAAAGACCCTGCTCTAAGGCCTTTGATCTCATCACGCGTGCTTGCACGAGAAATACAagtggccacacacacacacacgcaaaagcAATTACACTGCTAGAGCCTGTGATTTTAGGGCATACAGCGTATCTATGAACAGAAAAGCTAAAGTCAACGAGGATAAGGAGGACAAGGataatgtaaaagtaaaaatacaaccTTCTGTTTTTAATCCGTTTAAAAGTTCTGTGTGGTTCTGAGGTGGGCAATGGGGATACAATCTTGTATCATGAAGAGACATACATGTTCAACTGAGAAAGTGTTAatagataattaaaaaaaaaacagattggGGTGTCTGTTTTTGGTTAAGCTAATGAATTTAACACCTGACATTAGAAGGTATTTGATTGCATTGCCGTAGAAATCTTGTTAATCCCATATTGGGTAATGCTTTAGATGAATGTCCTTGTAATAAGTGTTAGTTGATAGTTTATGAGGTCCTTCTAAGTCCTTATAATATGCCTATTATTATTCATAAGTCTATCTCAGTGTTAGTAATGGAGAAAGAAATAGTTTATCTTATAAGAAGCTATAATAAACGTGTTAACAGTTTAAAGAATGCTTAAGAATGTAAGTGTTTATAATAGCATTACAAAcagttttattcagtttaacctattagtagtagtagtttttaATCCTCTACTAAGCTCTTGTTGTTGCTtcattaagaaaaataaatacttcattatgcatttattataAGTTAATGGTGCACTCATTAACAGTTAACTATTATTTTTGCAGCAAACGGATCTAAAGCGAGAACAGTTGTCTCACAATGtcacaataaatgtgtttataatgcAATTATTGACACATATAGTCTTGTTGATGTTGGACAGACAGATACTAAATCCTCAGGTTGTTTACTGTtttagtgcactgatgtcatttcaaaatgtattgttaGACTGTAAAACATCCTACCTTCGTTACATATCCTTCTCACAGTTGTTTTATAACTACATTTGAGGGATTGTTGTTGTGTGtatatcggccaatatatcAACAATTCAAATCATTGTTATGTTATTTGATCTCAGACATTCAACAATTGAACCAAGAAAGCCTGATGTTGGTGTTTGATATAACTTCAAAATTCCCACTGTTTCTCTGAACTGCTGCCTGAATCAAATCATGCATTAGCTATTCAATGGGACCTCCTTTTGATAACAAATATAACTTATAAAGTATTGTTTTCACTTCCATTCACTAAGCTTCCCCTGAGCCCTCCTGAGGAGGCCCAACCCTCCCACTTTGAAAACCTGTGGCCTAACTTGaggcattcacacacatacagctggaAACCGGCAAAGGACCCCCTCGTGATTTTAAGACAAATTTCTCCTCTGTTTGTTAGCGTTCAAAAACAGCTGTATCCCTTGAGTCTTTACCACAGATGTGGCATCAAAGCATCGTGGGACATGTGGTTGTTGGAGGCAAACAAATTAAGCTGtcttttatcatcatttaaaataattaggCGCTAGAAATTTAATTTGCCATTACAGAAAAGACACATTCAGTTGAACTATGTTATGAGCAGGAAACCCAAGTATCATGTTCTAGCTGTTCAGAAAGCCTAATGAGAAGTGCTTTCATTTCTCTTTGGTAAATGACGACATGATCAAATATTACTGGCCAACACTGATGGatagtacatttactcaactgcaacacttaagtacaattttgaagtacttgtactgcCTAATCTTGTGCTACTTTACTGCACCAAAGGGAAATACTTTTACttattactttgcagattcagattaaagcggtcatattatgctcattttcaggttcatcctTTTATTTGGGCGTCCTAGTGGAATAGGTTTATATACTTCaactttcaaaaaacacattatttttcttatatggtgcattgctgtggcactcttttcacactgtgtcttgaacgctccgttttagctacagagtgagacatctcacttctcaatctttggtgagagttgcacatgtgcattacttaaccggcaggatgtagccaatcagaggcacagtggggcgggtcatgccgagcaaggtagggtgatctaaaataacgctgctacagcagtagcaaaGTAtatctgctgactgactggcgtgtatttattttataataaaaatataaaaatatatatttatataacacctgttacatagtgatgcacataagttacggaagtaaggctcgactccaaaccaagtttcaggcagtgcacccaaaaccccaaaaagcataatatgacctctttaatgataaaaaatacaatcaaGGACTTTATTGATGCCTTCATGGGTGGGGAGAGGGCTTCGTAAGATATCCAGCAGTGTATACacaaattaaaggataagttcgccAAAAAAcgataattcagtcattatctactcaccctcatgctgatggaaaatcaggggaaattttgtagtccacaaaacatgtattctcctaaacaactgaagaacatggggactggttttaaaatgtaaataaaacataaaatgacttgatacagcttgtccagtgtaatccaagtctctggaagccccagcgtcccaaattgatttgaaaagacgtaaATGACACCCTTTAacaagccaaaatcttcactgtagctgctaagctaaaagcgttagcgcacACCCCATGTGGAAAGGATGCACAAGCTCAACCGCGTGTCGAGGGTATAAATAACATCTCTTGAGTTTTCATTGGCATGAGGCTGACACATAAAATGGCTTGTTACAGCTggtccagtgtaatccaagtctctggaagccccagcgtcacaaattgatttgaagttatggaagtaaaggctcgactctAAACCAGGCGtgtcaggcagtgcaggagctttgttttcttttggagTAACTCTCTTTGCTCTTGGCTTTTTCACTTtacagaccttttacatgcacaaaaatgctacataacacaataaaggagaggcaaaaaacccaaaaagcatattATGACCTCTATTATGTAACTTATGtgtgtcactatgtaacaggcgttatatacatatgtatttttatatatttagtataaaataaatacactccACTCAGTCAGCAGACACATggttgctactgctgtagcagcgttattttagatcacactaccttgctcagcATGACCCTCTGATTTGTTACATCTGCCATTAGGTAATGTgcactctcaccaaagattgaacagaggcagatgtctcactctgtagctaaaatgGAGCATTCAAGACGCAGCTTGAAAagagtgctgcagcaatgcaccatatgacaaaaataatgtgtttttgaaaaattcaAGTATATAAACCTATTCCACTAgtacccccaaataaaagtatgaacctcaCATTAGCATAGTATGACCTCTTTACATTCAAGAACATcttatgtgtaattcatggcacaattcaaatgggctcaaattatgatttgtctctctccattcccCACTATACAAactttccaaaataaggtcccatgcggtccaccggaaggggcgtgactaAGGCTCCCTATTCCTCCAACATTCGGCTCGAGAAAACGCAgcagagtgagacctcttcCGGCGGACAGAGAGGAGTCTACACTGCTCACCACGCCTCCGTCAGCTGTTATTAAACCGTACAGATTCACAGTTTGTATGAATTTAACTTACTCTTACTAGATGGGAACATGTGAGGGAGCGAGATAATTTTGCTTTAACGTCAGAGCTTCTTTGTGTCCATGGTTTGTCTGTTGGACACCATCAGCGACCTCTGTTTACCTTATTCAACCGCTTGTGTAACACATGAGTTGCTGGCTTCCCTTCACGTTAGCTTAGCTGCTGTTTGATACACTGAAGTCAGATACTTAGCTCGTGCATGCATAGCTAGATAGCTGGTCTCCTGTTTAGCTCATCGCAAAGGTTCGTGGTCGTGGTGCGTTCAGGGTATTCAGATGTTTTCCAGCGTGAGAACATGTTTGGTGTCGGGTTTGACCAGGCTGCCCAGCTGTGTGAGTTCAAGGGCGGCAGTAAGAGCGACACCTGCCCTCTGTAGACATCAACATCGGACCTTCAGCTCTGGATCTGCAGATGTCAAGGTAAACTtcagtgtgtgtcacagtcaAACTATACAGAAACAGGGTTTGAGTTTGTTAAAGGCTGATTTAGTTACTGACATAACTGTTGGTGAGTTAGTTAACCTACTGGCAATGTCACTGCACctttcacaaaaaacacaaacattaaaggAGCTCCCCtgagcactgtttgaagctagagaggtggcagggtccgccacatataaactaAGTGAAACGGTGTGAAATTGTCatttaaaggtcagtttgtttattcagtttatgcAGCCATGAGAGTTTgattgtttaggcattaaaaaaaatcagtcaatgaggatttttatcttctgattaaaatttcttccccaaaaactacatagtgtaccTTTTTAAGTCCAGTTCTTGAGTAGATTAATGCACTTATTACATCCAACACTAGTTAAATGATTCACATGTCTTGCCAAGTCattgtttttacttgtttgttaTTGAAAAACTGCCACTCTGTCATCAAGAAAAGTAGTAATGTGCGTCTGGGCTGCCATTTCTGCTACAGATACATTGTAACCGGCCAACTAGttagtatttgacgagttgggaatgagactacAATATCaacttttcatgtgtgtgtgtgtgttattttaaaagttttgaatCTGGACCAGCGCAGTACGTAGAGCTGAGCAGTAGTTAGCTCAGAAGCAAAAGTTTTTACTGTGAACTGCCATATCATTTACAGTAGCCAACTGTGAAGGCTGGGAGATAAGATTTTATTGTGGATcgcaataaaaaaacactcaggataAGATGATGGTGGTGAATTTCCAGTAATGGATTATCGTAAATTGGGATAATCGAGAATATCATCACATTAAGGGCTGAAAAGGGTTgtaattttcattttccattttgtaaTTCCTACAAATTCTCCTCTGAGTAGTGTAATACAAAACAGATGACTCTTACTTTAATAATACATCTAGTTTCAGCTCTTAttccatttttatatttatatgaacTCCATTAGTGTACAGTTTTTACAGTATTACTTATTTTTCCCTCTTAGATAAAACAGTAGTTGTCCAGAAAAAGTAGTAATGCCACCCCCTTTAAGACAAACCTGGCTCGTATCCCATATTCAAGCATAATTGTACAGGgtaacattacagaaacatctGCAAACAGTCCAGTAAATATTGATATGGCATAGACTGATAATAAAACCAGTTGTTGTTTAATATCTCAAGGTGTCATTGACCCATAAAAGCATAAAGTGCCAACTGGAAATCTTCTTTTCTCCACTATTGATCATTTTCCGCTTGTGCACTTGAATCAGTGAAACAGAAAATTGAATACAGCAGTGATTTCATCATCTAAtacccgctctctctctctcaggtgctGTATGATGGactttgtcctgtgtgtgtgacggagatTCGGTTCCTCCAGTTTCTGCAGAAAAAACGACCTGAAAAAGTAGATTTTGTCGATATCTCCCTGCCGGCCTACGATGGAGCGAAATACAAGGACGTCAGCTACGAGATGGCCATGGAGGAAATGCATGTGATTGATGAGACAGGAAAGGTAAAATTGCATTTCACAAACTTTCAAAGAGCTGTAATATTCTGTACGTCGAATTGCTGTTGTGGAAGATTTTTGCAGATCAGTGTAAATATTTTAGCCAGTTGGCTAACCTGCTGTGTACTGGCAGGTTCACCGTGGGGTCCCGGCGTTTGCAGTCATGTACAGCGCAGTAGGCCTTGGCTGGGTGGGTCGCTTCATGATGTGGTCGCCTGTGAGACCGTTCATGGACAAGTCCTACGCCATCTTTGCCCGGAATCGCTTAAAGTGGACCGGACGTGGGGAGGAGTGCACCACAGGACGCTGTGAAAAGAAATCACATTGACGCTGTACATTGAAAAAATGAAGTATGTTTAGTCCTTTTAATTGATTGCGCAGAAGAACTGGAGAAATACAACACGGTTTTATGATCCAAGATGTTGAAGGGAAATATCGGCTGCCTGATGAAATGTGAATGTTGTGAAGCCATCGTTTGATGCAGAATTCCTTTATCACCTTAAAGTGTGATTAAAACATACTTGAGCAatggttctcaaccttttttgAGCCAGCACTCCTGTtcatatcattaaaaacatcccATTGAGTGCCAAATAACAGATGTGATTTACTTGGACAGTTGGAATGTCATTGGGTTTATCATTAGTTTTCCCAGCGAGGTCCAAAGCCGTGTGAACAATGtctaaaattgtgttttttccttaGCTTCTAATGTGGCGTGTCactgaacatttttcatcagcCACCTCTGAAGTCTTGATAGAAGGATTTTGAACCTGAGTCACTGGCACCTGACAGCAGAAAACTTGAAATACATCACATCGTCCTGTCACCTCAGAGGTGCAAAAAGCGTTTCTGGAAGAAAGACCGTCAATTATCGAGTCTCACTCTTCTGCGAGTTGTTGCAAGTTTCAACTCCTATGGTTGAGAATCTTTGGTGTAAACTCACCAGAACA from Pagrus major chromosome 7, Pma_NU_1.0 encodes the following:
- the slc16a7 gene encoding monocarboxylate transporter 2, which encodes MPPAAATKLGYTPPDGGWGWAVVFGAFISIGFSYAFPKSLTIYFKEIQEYFSVSYSQIAWVSSVMLASMYAAGPVSSILVNRYGSRPVVLVGGVMVSAGMVLASFGKTIVHLYLCVGVIGGFGLAFNLQPALTIIGTYFQVKRPLANGLAMTGSPVVLFTLAPLNQFLFDSFGWRGSFLILGSIVLNCCVAGSLMRPVNKTARQKPKTEPAECNGAAAEEAATVDTSAQSDNLLTEENQSEGRSQGCVHRFIDVSLFRHQGFLIYLIGNVVMFFGFFAPVVFLAPYARHQGIDEYSAAFLLSIFALVDMFIRPTTGFLGNSKWIRPRIQYFFSFAVSYNGLCHLLCPLASGYSGLVVYAVFFGLGFGMVSALLFEVLMDLVGAHRFSSAVGLVTIIECGPVLLGPPISGALVDIFGDYKYMYYACGVFMLAPGIFFFIMHYFNYKRLDEERRQSVAAEMRTCEEAVQLKMSQADKTDG
- the LOC141000426 gene encoding uncharacterized protein, producing the protein MFSSVRTCLVSGLTRLPSCVSSRAAVRATPALCRHQHRTFSSGSADVKVLYDGLCPVCVTEIRFLQFLQKKRPEKVDFVDISLPAYDGAKYKDVSYEMAMEEMHVIDETGKVHRGVPAFAVMYSAVGLGWVGRFMMWSPVRPFMDKSYAIFARNRLKWTGRGEECTTGRCEKKSH